The following proteins come from a genomic window of Aquimarina sp. MAR_2010_214:
- a CDS encoding lipopolysaccharide assembly protein LapB has protein sequence MINYWKHIGFLCLFFGSGNNIVLSQEIVPKQEINIDDLGNVSDEFQENFFEALKQKAITNYDKAIEALEKCIEIDPKPDFLYLELGKNYLELKRYQDAEDNFVKVLADKPNNRFILELLFEVYFQQRKYKESVAVVEKLVAFNPLFKEQLANLYFLEKRYEDALIVLDELDDEYGTDEYRNRIRKRISSKIIDPNGQISRLEQKIKEKPKVEQNYLNLIYLYSKDNQKEKAFETAKLLLKKKPKSEFVHLALYKFYLEENNIEQAINSMKIALKSNKIDIESKYKVINDFLPYLDKNPQYESQLTSIVSLLSNGQNNGKVFTELGHYYYKKDKKEQALNFYERGIKSNVNDFVLLKRILLLQLDLERYEKVETGSELALEMYPAQPIFYLANGVALIHLEKAAEAVEILTIGIDYVIDDLKMELDFYQQMSVAYRNLGDTTKASEYQQKANQLQKKS, from the coding sequence ATGATTAACTATTGGAAACATATAGGTTTTTTATGTCTATTCTTTGGGAGTGGAAACAATATTGTCTTGTCTCAGGAGATAGTGCCTAAACAAGAGATAAATATTGACGATCTAGGAAATGTTTCTGATGAATTTCAAGAGAATTTTTTTGAAGCGCTAAAGCAAAAAGCAATTACCAATTATGATAAGGCAATTGAAGCCTTAGAAAAGTGTATTGAGATTGATCCAAAACCCGATTTTTTATATTTAGAACTAGGTAAGAATTATTTAGAACTAAAACGATATCAGGATGCAGAAGATAATTTCGTAAAAGTATTAGCTGACAAGCCTAATAATAGGTTTATTCTGGAGCTTTTGTTTGAAGTTTATTTTCAACAACGAAAATATAAAGAATCAGTAGCAGTAGTAGAAAAATTGGTTGCATTCAATCCTTTGTTTAAAGAGCAATTGGCAAATCTGTACTTTTTAGAAAAACGATATGAAGATGCATTAATCGTTCTTGATGAATTAGATGACGAATATGGAACCGATGAATATCGTAATCGAATAAGAAAAAGAATATCTTCAAAAATTATCGATCCAAATGGTCAAATTAGTAGACTAGAGCAAAAAATAAAAGAAAAACCCAAGGTAGAACAGAATTATTTAAACCTGATTTACCTTTATAGTAAAGATAATCAAAAAGAAAAAGCATTTGAAACGGCTAAATTACTTCTGAAGAAAAAACCAAAATCAGAATTCGTACACCTGGCGCTATATAAGTTTTATCTCGAAGAAAATAATATCGAACAAGCTATTAATTCAATGAAGATTGCTTTAAAAAGCAATAAAATAGATATTGAATCAAAATATAAAGTGATTAACGATTTTTTACCGTATCTCGATAAGAATCCACAATACGAATCTCAATTAACAAGTATTGTTTCTTTACTCTCTAATGGTCAAAATAATGGAAAAGTTTTTACAGAATTAGGTCATTATTATTATAAAAAAGACAAAAAAGAGCAAGCACTCAATTTTTATGAGCGAGGAATAAAAAGTAATGTCAATGATTTTGTATTGCTAAAAAGGATCTTATTATTACAACTGGACTTAGAACGATATGAAAAAGTAGAAACGGGGAGCGAGTTAGCTTTAGAAATGTATCCTGCTCAACCTATTTTCTATTTGGCCAATGGCGTAGCATTGATTCATCTCGAAAAAGCAGCAGAAGCTGTCGAAATTCTAACAATAGGTATAGATTATGTAATAGATGACTTAAAGATGGAATTAGATTTTTACCAACAAATGAGTGTGGCATATCGCAACCTTGGAGATACTACAAAAGCCTCAGAATATCAACAAAAAGCAAATCAACTTCAGAAAAAATCGTAA
- a CDS encoding DUF4292 domain-containing protein, with protein sequence MNRIFYLLCIALMMLNSCKGTKAINEAGIKKLNAEKVIANHYNRSFNFRTLNTRIKVKYDDGRQSYSPNATLRIERDKTIWISVKMLGITLAKALITPEKVSYYEKINSTYFEGDFKLLSEWLGTDLDYDKVQQMLLGQALFNLRNDKYKSSIAGKVYQLRPKTELALFERLFLIHPGTFKMFSQRLKQSIENRDLTINYRSYQKVGNQDFPKEIYIEALQDKEKTMIEIDYKTVDYNAKVSFPFKIPSGYKQVTIQ encoded by the coding sequence ATGAACAGAATATTTTATCTATTGTGCATTGCTTTGATGATGCTTAATTCTTGTAAAGGGACCAAGGCGATAAATGAAGCAGGTATCAAAAAACTAAATGCAGAAAAAGTAATTGCAAACCATTACAATCGGTCTTTTAATTTTAGAACACTTAATACCCGTATAAAGGTAAAATACGATGATGGTAGGCAATCTTACAGTCCTAATGCCACACTGCGAATAGAAAGGGATAAAACCATTTGGATTAGTGTAAAAATGTTGGGTATTACATTGGCAAAAGCACTCATAACACCAGAAAAAGTAAGTTATTACGAGAAAATCAATAGCACCTATTTTGAAGGAGATTTCAAACTCCTAAGCGAGTGGTTGGGCACAGATTTGGATTATGATAAAGTACAGCAGATGCTTTTAGGACAAGCATTGTTTAACTTGAGAAATGATAAGTACAAATCTTCAATAGCAGGAAAAGTATATCAACTACGACCCAAGACAGAATTAGCACTTTTTGAACGCTTGTTTTTAATACACCCAGGTACCTTCAAAATGTTCTCACAACGGCTAAAGCAATCTATCGAAAATAGAGATCTAACGATCAATTATCGAAGCTATCAAAAAGTAGGAAATCAAGATTTTCCTAAAGAGATTTATATTGAAGCATTGCAGGATAAAGAAAAAACCATGATTGAGATTGATTATAAAACGGTAGATTACAATGCTAAGGTGAGTTTTCCGTTTAAAATACCATCAGGGTATAAGCAAGTTACTATTCAATGA
- a CDS encoding murein hydrolase activator EnvC produces the protein MRFLKSIYFVGLLLVCSPSFSQSAKQQQLEEERQRLREEIEQMKELRANNKRKERSVLYEVETINSQIGTRKNLIKITNQQANLLTREINTNFKKIAAYRKELTALKKDYAKMITKSYKSKSHQSRIMFLLSSSDFSQAYKRLQYMKQYNEHRKEQADRIENDTKELQVLNTDLSRQKKEKQVLIEENREEQNKLKEEKKEQQILMTSIRKKQGTYTKQIKAKEQQASAIDKAIEKLIREAIAKANKKAGKKVTKKGSATTFALTAEAKILADNFTSNKGKLPWPVGTGRVTKKFGRQPHPTLPNIQINSSGVEIETRSGEPARAIFEGEVIAIQKLKGASRLIQIRHGNYITTYYNIENISVKEGQKVATKQSIGEVRTNPTTGRTIMKFLIYQNAKRLNPQSWIYKM, from the coding sequence ATGAGGTTTTTAAAGAGTATATATTTTGTAGGTTTATTACTAGTTTGTAGTCCATCTTTCTCTCAAAGCGCTAAACAACAGCAGCTTGAAGAAGAACGCCAGAGACTTAGAGAAGAGATTGAACAAATGAAAGAACTACGTGCCAACAATAAACGTAAGGAACGTTCTGTTCTTTATGAAGTAGAAACGATCAACTCACAGATAGGGACACGTAAAAACCTAATAAAAATTACCAATCAACAAGCTAATTTATTGACTCGGGAGATCAATACAAATTTTAAAAAAATAGCCGCATATCGTAAGGAGCTCACAGCACTTAAAAAGGATTATGCCAAGATGATCACAAAATCCTATAAGAGTAAATCTCATCAAAGTAGAATTATGTTTTTACTTTCTTCTTCTGATTTTTCTCAGGCCTATAAGCGATTACAATATATGAAACAATATAATGAACATCGCAAAGAGCAGGCAGATCGGATAGAAAATGATACCAAAGAACTTCAGGTTTTAAATACAGATCTGTCAAGACAAAAAAAGGAAAAACAAGTACTGATTGAAGAGAATCGCGAAGAACAGAATAAGCTTAAAGAAGAGAAGAAGGAGCAACAAATTTTGATGACTTCTATTCGTAAAAAGCAAGGCACTTATACGAAACAAATCAAAGCAAAAGAACAACAAGCTAGTGCGATTGATAAAGCAATTGAGAAGTTGATTAGGGAAGCCATAGCTAAAGCCAATAAAAAAGCAGGTAAAAAAGTAACAAAAAAAGGATCTGCAACAACATTTGCCCTTACTGCTGAAGCCAAAATATTAGCCGATAATTTTACATCTAACAAAGGAAAATTACCTTGGCCTGTGGGAACAGGAAGAGTAACCAAGAAATTTGGTCGTCAGCCGCACCCTACGCTTCCAAATATACAAATCAATAGTAGTGGAGTAGAAATTGAAACAAGATCAGGAGAGCCTGCGAGAGCCATTTTTGAAGGAGAAGTAATCGCAATCCAAAAACTTAAAGGAGCAAGTCGTTTAATACAAATACGACATGGTAATTATATCACTACATATTATAATATAGAGAATATTAGTGTTAAAGAAGGGCAGAAAGTAGCTACCAAACAATCAATAGGTGAAGTGCGCACCAATCCAACAACAGGTAGAACGATTATGAAATTCTTAATTTACCAAAATGCAAAACGATTAAATCCTCAAAGTTGGATTTATAAGATGTGA
- a CDS encoding acyl-CoA thioesterase has protein sequence MESRHPSESLTTLTDLVLTGETNPLNNLFGGELLARMDRAAGIAAGRHSRRIVVTASVNHVAFNKAIPLGSVVTVEAKVSRAFRSSMEVYIDVWVEDRQSGDKTKANEAIYTFVAVNESGNPVAVPSITPETALEKQRYDAALRRKQLSLVLAGKMKPEDATELKALFV, from the coding sequence ATGGAATCCAGACACCCTTCAGAATCTCTTACTACTTTAACCGATTTGGTACTAACAGGAGAAACCAATCCTTTAAATAACTTATTTGGAGGAGAACTTTTAGCTCGTATGGATCGTGCAGCAGGAATTGCTGCAGGTAGACATTCTCGACGAATTGTGGTAACTGCTTCGGTGAATCATGTTGCTTTTAATAAGGCTATCCCACTAGGTAGTGTTGTAACCGTTGAAGCAAAAGTTTCTAGAGCCTTTAGATCTTCAATGGAAGTGTATATAGATGTATGGGTAGAAGATCGCCAGAGCGGAGATAAAACTAAAGCTAATGAGGCTATCTACACCTTTGTTGCTGTAAATGAAAGTGGAAACCCAGTAGCCGTACCTTCAATAACGCCAGAGACAGCACTCGAAAAACAGAGGTATGACGCCGCTTTACGCCGTAAACAATTGAGTTTGGTTCTTGCAGGAAAAATGAAACCTGAGGATGCTACAGAACTGAAAGCGTTGTTTGTATAA
- a CDS encoding SPOR domain-containing protein — MNNTANYISELLYRYECIILPGFGAFLTRRQPATIQDGTTTFYPPQKLISFNSQLQNNDGLLANYIASAENISYTDAVAKIQRYVLSLNEKMAKGQRIELEKIGSFYTSVENTLQFEPLQEVNYLTEAFGLHSFASPVIKREIEIKREVYKENVEAIEEVIPLAFTPEKRRERPYLQYAAVAAIVLGIGGFFGLKQVSDTNVSYNNKEWQKANQEIENRIQEATFEISNPLPAINLNIIKGKENTTTTPEISKTVSGSFHIVAGAFRVVSNADNKIQKLKSQGFNAHLIGVNKYGLHQVAYESYENRSEAIQALARIKREQSSKAWLLIKK; from the coding sequence ATGAATAACACAGCTAACTACATAAGCGAACTATTATATCGATATGAATGTATAATCCTACCGGGTTTTGGAGCGTTTTTAACTAGGCGTCAACCAGCTACAATCCAAGATGGCACTACTACTTTTTATCCTCCTCAAAAATTAATTTCTTTTAATAGCCAATTACAAAACAATGATGGCTTGTTAGCTAATTATATTGCATCTGCAGAGAACATCTCATATACAGATGCTGTTGCCAAAATCCAGCGTTATGTTTTGTCTCTTAATGAAAAGATGGCAAAAGGACAACGTATAGAATTAGAGAAAATTGGTTCATTCTATACTTCGGTAGAAAATACATTACAATTTGAACCTTTACAAGAAGTAAACTATCTTACAGAAGCTTTTGGTTTACATTCTTTTGCATCCCCTGTAATTAAAAGGGAGATTGAGATCAAACGTGAGGTATATAAGGAAAATGTTGAAGCTATCGAAGAAGTAATCCCGCTTGCATTTACTCCAGAAAAACGTCGTGAACGTCCTTATTTACAATACGCAGCTGTTGCAGCAATTGTATTAGGAATTGGTGGTTTTTTTGGTTTAAAACAAGTTAGTGATACTAATGTAAGTTACAATAACAAAGAATGGCAAAAAGCTAATCAAGAAATCGAAAACAGAATACAGGAAGCTACTTTTGAAATTTCAAACCCACTCCCTGCAATCAACCTTAATATTATAAAAGGTAAAGAAAACACTACTACAACTCCTGAAATATCTAAAACTGTATCAGGAAGTTTTCATATTGTCGCTGGAGCTTTTAGAGTTGTATCTAATGCAGATAATAAAATACAAAAACTTAAATCACAAGGGTTTAATGCTCATCTTATTGGGGTAAACAAATATGGCTTACATCAGGTAGCATATGAAAGTTATGAAAATCGTTCTGAAGCAATACAAGCTTTAGCCAGAATTAAAAGAGAACAAAGCTCTAAAGCCTGGTTATTGATTAAAAAGTAA